Part of the Nocardia farcinica genome, ATGACGTGTGGGGCGTAGCGGTCCAGCGATGCCCGGGTGGGTCTGCCGGTGCGGACCGGAATCGCGTGCCCGGAGGGCAACAGCAGGCGAGGGAATGCGGCGGGCATCTCCGACGGCTGCGGATGCCCGCCGTCGAATACCGATGCCCCGCGGTCGAGTACCGATGCCGCGCCGTCGAGTACCGAGGCAATGGTCGCAGGGCTCGGCCTGGAGCAGGACAGAGCGTGCAGCGGGAAGGGGCAGGCGGTGGCGCGGCGCGGACCGCGTGCCCGGCTGCCGGCGCAGACGCCGACGAGGAAGCGGCACCGCCTGGTCCGACCTGGCGACGGTGTTCGTCGTCCTCGTGCTCTGCACCGTCGCCCGGCCGACGCTGTACCTCACGCACGTGGTCACCAGCACCGAGGCGCGCCGGTGGTGACGGTTGCTCGCAGACGGCCTGCTGCGCGTCGGCGCTGACGGCGGCGCTCGACGATGGCGTGCGCACGCACGAGCGGGGCCGCGCTCCGGCAGGCGGGGCCGGCTCACCAGGAGAGCGGCGACCTGCCCGAGTAGGCAGCGCGCCGGTAACGGCGCGTCAAATCAGCGGGGTGGCGCTCGGGTGGCCGGCCTGCGCAGGAGTCCGCGGGACCGCGCGCCACCGGTCGGCCGGCATCCGCTCGAGTGGGCGAGGCCGCGCTCGAGTGGGGCGGACCACCGGTGACCGCTGCGCTCGAGGGAGCGGGACCGTGCGCGAATGGGCGCTGCGATCAGGGGGGCGGGCCGGCCGAGTCGAGGATGTCGGCACAAACGGCGGTGGTCGCGGAAACAGCAAAGGCCTCCAACGCTATTGGAGGCCTCGATGTTCCGGTCGCCGAACGGTTCCGGTCCGGAAATGCCGATAGGGGACCCAGTCATGGGTCCCCTATCAGGAAAGGATGTTCCGGCGGTGTCCTACTCTCCCACACCCTGTCGAGTGCAGTACCATCGGCGCTGGCAGGCTTAGCTTCCGGGTTCGGAATGGGACCGGGCGTTTCCCCACCGCTATGACCGCCGTAACTCTATGAAACTATCCACACCACCCGCACACACCCCACACCCTTTCGGTGATGGGGCGGGTGTCAACGGTGGGTTGTGTGTTGTTTCAGATACCGCACAGTGGACGCGTAACATCGTTGTTGGTAAGTCCTCGGCCGATTAGTACCAGTCACCTCCACACGTTACCGCGCTTCCAGTTCTGGCCTATCAACCCCATGGTCTGTGGGGGGCCTTACCCCCTCGAGGGGGTGAGAAACCTCATCTTGGAACAGGCTTCCCGCTTAGATGCTTTCAGCGGTTATCCCTTCCGAACGTAGCTAACCAGCAGTGCCCTTGGCAGGACAACTGGCACACCAGAGGTTCGTCCGTCCCGGTCCTCTCGTACTAGGGACAGCCTTCCTCAAGTTTCTGACGCGCGCGGCGGATAGAGACCGAACTGTCTCACGACGTTCTAAACCCAGCTCGCGTGCCGCTTTAATGGGCGAACAGCCCAACCCTTGGGACCTACTCCAGCCCCAGGATGCGACGAGCCGACATCGAGGTGCCAAACCATCCCGTCGATATGGACTCTTGGGGAAGATCAGCCTGTTATCCCCGGGGTACCTTTTATCCGTTGAGCGACACCGCTTCCACATGCCGGTGCCGGATCACTAGTCCCGACTTTCGTCCCTGCTCGACCCGTCAGTCTCACAGTCAAGCTCCCTTGTGCACTTGCACTCGACACCTGATTGCCAACCAGGCTGAGGGAACCTTTGGGCGCCTCCGTTACATTTTAGGAGGCAACCGCCCCAGTTAAACTACCCACCAGGCACTGTCCCTGAACCAGATCATGGCCCGAGGTTAGAAGTCCAATACGATCAGAGTGGTATTTCAACGACGACTCCCACCACACTGGCGTGTGGCTTTCACAGTCTCCCACCTATCCTACACAAACCGTACCGAACACCAATACCAAGCTATAGTGAAGGTCCCGGGGTCTTTTCGTCCTGCCGCGCGTAACGAGCATCTTTACTCGTAATGCAATTTCGCCGAGTCTGTGGTTGAGACAGCAGAGAAGTCGTTACGCCATTCGTGCAGGTCGGAACTTACCCGACAAGGAATTTCGCTACCTTAGGATGGTTATAGTTACCACCGCCGTTTACCGGGGCTTAAATTCTCAGCTTCGCGCCGAAGCGCTAACCGGTCCTCTTAACCTTCCGGCACCGGGCAGGCGTCAGTCCGTATACATCGTCTTACGACTTCGCACGGACCTGTGTTTTTAGTAAACAGTCGCTTCTCTCTGGTCTCTGCGACCCAACCCAGCTCACGGTGCAAGACCGGTCACCAGATCAGGTCCCCTTCTCCCGAAGTTACGGGGGCATTTTGCCGAGTTCCTTAACCACAGTTCTCTCGATCGCCTCGGTATTCTCTACCTGACCACCTGTGTCGGTTTGGGGTACGGGCCGTGTACCAACTCACTAGAGGCTTTTCTCGGCAGCATAGGATCACTGAATTCACCTCAATCGGCTACGCATCACCTCTCAGGCTCATGTTGTGCGGATTTGCCTACACAACGCCCTACAGGCTTACACCAGTACAACCACTCACTGGCCCAGCTACCTTCCTGCGTCACCCCATCGCTTGACTACTACAGCAGGGGTCGTGCGCAGCCACTTCCGGCCTCCCGAAGGAGGTCCATCCGCTTTTGGGCACTTAGCACCACTGATTCGCCATTGGGCGCGGATACACGGGTACGGGAATATCAACCCGTTGTCCATCGACTACGCCTGTCGGCCTCGCCTTAGGTCCCGACTCACCCTGGGCGGATTAACCTGGCCCAGGAACCCTTGGTCATTCGGCGGACGAGTTTCTCACTCGTCTTTCGCTACTCATGCCTGCATTCTCACTCGCACAGCCTCCACAACTGGGTTACCCCGCTGCTTCCCTGGCTGCACGACGCTCCCCTACCCACCCCAACCACTGCGCACCGGACCGTAACCCGATGCGGATGTCATGTTGGAGTGCCGCGGCTTCGGCGGTGTACTTGAGCCCCGCTACATTGTCGGCGCAGGATCACTTGACCAGTGAGCTATTACGCACTCTTTCAAGGGTGGCTGCTTCTAAGCCAACCTCCTGGTTGTCTTCGCGACCCCACATCCTTTTCCACTTAGTACACGCTTAGGGGCCTTAGCCGGCGATCTGGGCTGTTTCCCTCTCGACTACGAAGCTTATCCCCCGCAGTCTCACTGCCACGCTCTCACACACCGGCATTCGGAGTTTGGCTGACTTCGGTAAGCTTGTAGGCCCCCTAGGCCATCCAGTAGCTCTACCTCCGGCGTGAAACACGTGACGCTGCACCTAAATGCATTTCGGGGAGAACCAGCTATCACGGAGTTTGATTGGCCTTTCACCCCTACCCACAGCTCATCCCCTCAGTTTTCAACCTAAGTGGGTTCGGGCCTCCACGACGTCTTACCGTCGCTTCACCCTGGCCATGGGTAGATCACTCCGCTTCGGGTCTAGAACACGCGACTCAACGCCCTATTCGGACTCGCTTTCGCTACGGCTACCCCACACGGGTTAACCTCGCCACATGCCACTAACTCGCAGGCTCATTCTTCAAAAGGCACGCCATCACCCACAGCAACAAAGTCACTCGCAGGCCCTGACGGATTGTAAGCGCACGGTTTCAGGTACTATTTCACTCCCCTCCCGGGGTACTTTTCACCTTTCCCTCACGGTACTAGTCCGCTATCGGTCACCAGGGAGTATTCAGGCTTACCGGGTGGTCCCGGCAGATTCACAGCAGATTTCACGGGCCCGCTGCTACTCGGGTATCACTCACATGAGCCGTCATGTTTTCACTTACCGGACTCTCACCGTCTACGGTAGGCCGTCCCAGACCACTTCAGCTAACACAACGGTTTCTGACTCACGCCCAGCTCGGCAGAACCGGGAAGAGCAACCCCACAACCCCACATAGACAACGCCTGCCGGCTATCACATCTACATGGTTTAGCCTCATCCGCTTTCGCTCGCCACTACTCACGGAATCACTCTTGTTTTCTCTTCCTGTGGGTACTGAGATGTTTCACTTCCCCACGTTCCCTCCACACACCCTATATATTCAGGCGCGGGTAACACGACATCACTCGTGCTGGGTTTCCCCATTCGGAAATCCTCGGATCTCAGCTCGGTTGACAGCTCCCCGAGGCTTATCGCAGCCTCCTACGTCCTTCATCGGCTCCTGGTGCCAAGGCATCCACCGAACGCTCTTAAACACTTACAAACAAAGATGCTCGCGTCCACTGTGCAGTTCTCAAACAACACACCCACCCGAACCAGAAACCCAGGACCAGCACCCCCGAAGGAGCCGGTATCACATGGCGATCCGAGCAGATCATGCATTCGCCTAGAGAGTCACTCGCGTGTTCTCTCAGGACCCAACAGTGTGTCGACTACATCCCCGCCGGCCGGCCACACAGGACCAACCGATACACGAGGCACATGCCAGCGTTCCACCCATGAGCTCCCGCCGGAAGACGACTGCTTCCGAAACGGTCTCTGCCACAAGACGTTTACCATCCCGACTCCTCGGGTGTCCGTGGAGAAGTGCTCCTTAGAAAGGAGGTGATCCAGCCGCACCTTCCGGTACGGCTACCTTGTTACGACTTCGTCCCAATCGCCGATCCCACCTTCGACGGCTCCCTCCCACAAGGGGTTAGGCCACCGGCTTCGGGTGTTACCGACTTTCATGACGTGACGGGCGGTGTGTACAAGGCCCGGGAACGTATTCACCGCAGCGTTGCTGATCTGCGATTACTAGCGACTCCAACTTCACGGGGTCGAGTTGCAGACCCCGATCCGAACTGAGACCGGCTTTAAGGGATTCGCTCCACCTCACGGTATCGCAGCCCTCTGTACCGGCCATTGTAGCATGTGTGAAGCCCTGGACATAAGGGGCATGATGACTTGACGTCGTCCCCACCTTCCTCCGAGTTGACCCCGGCAGTCTCCTGCGAGTCCCCGCCATAACGCGCTGGCAACACAGGACAAGGGTTGCGCTCGTTGCGGGACTTAACCCAACATCTCACGACACGAGCTGACGACAGCCATGCACCACCTGTACACCGACCACAAGGGGGCCTACATCTCTGCAGGTTTCCGGTGTATGTCAAACCCAGGTAAGGTTCTTCGCGTTGCATCGAATTAATCCACATGCTCCGCCGCTTGTGCGGGCCCCCGTCAATTCCTTTGAGTTTTAGCCTTGCGGCCGTACTCCCCAGGCGGGGCGCTTAATGCGTTAGCTACGGCACGGATCCCGTGGAAGGAAACCCACACCTAGCGCCCACCGTTTACGGCGTGGACTACCAGGGTATCTAATCCTGTTCGCTACCCACGCTTTCGCTTCTCAGCGTCAGTTACTGCCCAGAGACCCGCCTTCGCCACCGGTGTTCCTCCTGATATCTGCGCATTTCACCGCTACACCAGGAATTCCAGTCTCCCCTGCAGTACTCAAGTCTGCCCGTATCGCCCGCAAGCTTGGGGTTGAGCCCCAAGTTTTCACGGACGACGCGACAAACCGCCTACAAGCTCTTTACGCCCAGTAATTCCGGACAACGCTCGCACCCTACGTATTACCGCGGCTGCTGGCACGTAGTTGGCCGGTGCTTCTTCTACAGGTACCGTCACTTGCGCTTCGTCCCTGTCGAAAGAGGTTTACAACCCGAAGGCCGTCATCCCTCACGCGGCGTCGCTGCATCAGGCTTTCGCCCATTGTGCAATATTCCCCACTGCTGCCTCCCGTAGGAGTCTGGGCCGTGTCTCAGTCCCAGTGTGGCCGGTCGCCCTCTCAGGCCGGCTACCCGTCGTCGCCTTGGTAGGCCATTACCCCACCAACAAGCTGATAGGCCGCGGGCCCATCCTGTACCGATAAATCTTTCCACCAAACACCATGCGATGTAAGGTCATATCCGGTATTAGACCCAGTTTCCCAGGCTTATCCCGAAGTACAGGGCAGATCACCCACGTGTTACTCACCCGTTCGCCGCTCGTGTACCCCGAAGGGCCTTACCGCTCGACTTGCATGTGTTAAGCACGCCGCCAGCGTTCGTCCTGAGCCAGGATCAAACTCTCCGTTGAAGACTCACAATCACACCCCACAGGGCGCAATCAAAAGTACAAAACTAGAGTCCGAAAACCCAGCAAAACAATCGCCAGCCGGAAATTAGCTGACAAAAAATATCCGACCCTCACACGGGGGTATGAGGAACCGGAACCAAAAAAAATTTGGCACTGACATTCATCGACACACTATTGAGTTCTCAAAGAACACACGCACACACATCCGATCGGAACTTCTTCCGAGTTTCAGTGAGGCAACTTCACCAGTTTAGCGCGGCCGTTCTCCCGAACCAAATCGGGGTCTCGGTCGAGCCAGTGTGACCGTCAGGCGCTCCTCGTCCTACCTCGTTTCCCAGGCCCCGCCCAGCCTCTCGGCTCGGCGTCCGGCTCAGCGTTTCCGCTCAGCGTTGCGGCTCCGGGTCGGTGTCCGTGTCGCTCTGACCTGGAATAAGTTACGTGCTGCGGATGATCATGTCAAATCGCCTGGTCAGGAACCGTTTTCGCGCGCTGTCGGCGTGCGGCTCCGGCCCGGACCACCTACTCCGCGCCGCCCACCCGCTCGACGAGCCCGCCGAGCGACTGCAGCTGCTCGACGAAGTTCGGGTACCCGCGGTCGATGTGGAAGACGTCGTGCACCTCGGTGGTGCCGTCGGCGACCAGGCCCGCCAGCACCAGGCCGGCGCCCGCCCGGATGTCGGAGGACCACACCGGCGCGCTCGACAGCCGCGGGATTCCGCGCACCACGGCGTGGTGACCGTCGGTGCGCGCGTCGGCGCCCAGCCGGATCATCTCCTCCACGAACCGGAACCGCGCCTCGAAGATGTTCTCGGTGATCATCGAGGTGCCGTCGGCGATCGCGGCCAGGCCGATGGCCATCGGCTGCAGGTCGGTCGGGAAGCCGGGGAACGGAAGCGTCGAGAAGTTCACCGCGCGCGGGCGATCGGGTTGCACCACCCGGAAGCCGTCCACATCGAAGGAGATTCGCGCACCCGCCGAGCGCAGCTTGTCCAGCACCAGGGCCAGGTGCTTGGGGTTCACGCCGGTCACCCGCACGTCGCCCATCGTCATGGCGGCCGCGATACCCCAGGTGGCGGCGACGATGCGGTCGCCGATCACGCGATGCTCGGTGGGATGGAGGCGCTCGACGCCCTGGATGGTGAGCACCGAGGTGCCCGCCCCGCTGATCCGGGCGCCCATCTGCACGAGCATGTTGCACAGGTCGACGATGTCGGGCTCGCGGGCGGCGTTGTCGATGACGGTCTCGCCCTCGGCGAGCACCGCCGCCATGAGGATGTTCTCGGTAGCGCCCACCGAGGGGAAGTCGAGGCGGATCCGGGCGCCGCGCAGTTCCTCGGCGCGGGCGACGACGCAGCCGTGCTCGATCTCGCTGGTCGCGCCGAGCAGCCGCAGACCAGCCTGGTGCATGTCGAGCGGACGGGAACCGATGGCGTCACCGCCGGGCAGTGCCACGACCGCGCGCTTGCACCGGGCCATCAGCGGCCCGAGCACGCACACCGAGGCGCGGAACTGGGTGACTGCCGGGAAGTCGGCGTGGTACTTCGGTTCGGCCGGGGTGGTGATGGTCACCACCGACCGGTCCCCCGGCGCGTCGTCGGTGATGGTCACCTCGCAACCGAGGCCGCGCAGCACCTCCGCCATCAGCGGAACGTCGAGGATGTCCGGGCAGTTCGTGATCGTCGTCGTGCCCTCGGCCAGCAGCGCGGCCGCCATCAGCTTGAGGACGCTGTTCTTCGCGCCTCCCACTGCGACCTCGCCGACGAGCCGATTGCCCCCGGTGACCAGAAACCGTTCACTCACACCGGGTAGCTTATCCACCGCCGGCCGGCGACACCCGCGTGTAGGGCATCCTCACCGCGCGGATTCGGCACCGCCGGGCCGCCAGAGCACATCGCCGTCCGGATTGGTGTAGCGGCTGAGGATGAACAGCAGGTCCGAGAGCCGGTTGAGGTACTTGGCGGGCAGCACGCTGGTGTCGTCCGGGTAGGACCGCACCGCCGCCCAGGCCGAGCGCTCGGCGCGGCGCGCCACCGTGCGCGCGGTGTGCAGCAGCGCGGCCAGCGGGGTGCCGCCGGGCAGGATGAACGAATTCAGCGGCGCCAGTTCGGCATTGAACTCATCGCACCACTTCTCCAGGCGATCGATGTAGTCCTGGGTGATCCGCAGCGGCGGGTACTTCGGCTCGGCGACCACCGGGGTGGACAGATCCGCGCCCGCGTCGAACAGGTCGTTCTGCACCTGCCGCAACACCGGCCGCACCCGCTCGTCGGGGTCACCCAGCGCGAGCGCGACACCGATCGCGGCGTTCGCCTCGTCACAGTCGGCATAGGCGACCAGGCGCGGGTCGGTCTTGGGGACCCGGGAGAAGTCGCTCAGGCCGGTGGTGCCGTCGTCGCCGGTGCGGGTGTAGATCCGCGTCAGGTGCACGCTCACGCGTCCAGCCTAGAGGGGAGTTCAGAGTCCCCGCATGCGCCGGGCGCGATCGGAGGGGCGGGATTCCACCCAGGACAGAAAGGCCGCCCGGGCCCCGCGGTCCAGCGCGAGCTCGTAGCGGCCTTCGGAATCGGAGACCTCGGTCACGATGATCTCGTCGGTCATGATGTCGTATTCGTCGCCCACCGGGCCCCGGCGATTGCCGATGTCGATACCGCGGCGATGGATCACCGCGTCCGGGCCCAGTTTGAGGCTGGTGAGCTTGAAGAAGACGAGGCGATCCTCGTCGTAGCGGATGAGACCGTGCCGCCAGCCCTGACCGCCGCTGGCGGGCAGTACCCGCAGGATGGCCGAGGTGCCCCCGCGCCGGATCATGACGAGCCGGTAGAGCGAGACCACAGCGACCGCGACCAGCAGCAACACCAGAATGATCAAGACAACCATCCCGGTTTGCAATGCGGTCCGTCCTTTCGTTCGGCGACCCGTGCGCAACGGTGCCGGATACCCATCCGTGGGGACATTCAAACACGAGTCTACAAACCGACTCGCACCGGTCCCGAATAGCGTTGTCGGCGGCGAAGATTACCTTCGCCGCCGACAACGGGGATGTTCTCGAACCAGAAGCTAGGCGCTCGCGACCTGCTCGACCGCGCGCACCCGGCCCTGCGCCACGCGCAGCTCCTCGTCGCTGGCGGCGGAATCCGCCAGCACCTTGCGAGCCTCGTCGACGTCGACCTCACCGGCGAACTCCGCCGACTCGGCCAGGATGCGCACCGTGCCCGCGGTGACCGAGAAGAAGCCACCGTGCACGGCGGCCACGATCCGCTCGCCCTCCACCGGGACGATGTTCACGATCCCGCCCTCGACCAGCTGGCCGAGCAGCGGCTCGTGACCCGGCATGATGCCGATCTGGCCCTCGGTGGTCTGCGCGCTGACGAACGTGGCCTGGCCCGACCAGAGCCGCCGCTCGACCGCGACGAGATCAACCGACATGTCTTTCGTGGACTCAGCCGCCATCGGTGACTACTTTCCGGCGATCTTCTTGGCGGCCTTCTCGACGTCGTCGAGACCACCGCAGGAGTTGAACGCCTGCTCGGGGTAGTGGTCGAACTCGCCCTTGCAGACGCGATCGAAGTCGTCGATGGTCTGCTCGAGCGGCACGACCGAACCCGGCTGACCGGTGAACTTCTCGGCCACGATGAAGTTCTGGCCGAGGAACTTCTCCAGGCGACGGGCGCGGCCGACGAGGACCTTGTCCTCTTCGGAGAGCTCGTCCATGCCGAGGATGGCGATGATGTCCTGCAGCTCCTTGTACTTCTGCAGGATCCGCTTCACCTCGTTGGCCACCGCGAAGTGCCGGTCGCCGACGATCGAGGCCTCGAGGATGCGCGAGGTCGAGGTCAGCGGGTCGACGGCGGGGTAGATGCCCTTCTGCGAAATCGGGCGGGAGAGCTCGGTCGTCGCGTCCAGGTGGGCGAAGGTGGTCGCCGGCGCCGGGTCGGTGTAGTCGTCGGCGGGCACGTAGATGGCCTGCAGCGAGGTGATGGACCGGCCACGGGTCGAGGTGATGCGCTCCTGCAGCTCACCCATCTCGTCGGCCAGGGTCGGCTGGTAACCGACGGCCGAGGGCATGCGGCCCAGCAGGGTCGAGACCTCGGAACCGGCCTGGGTGAACCGGAAGATGTTGTCGATGAACAGCAGCACGTCCTGGTGCTGGACGTCGCGGAAGTACTCCGCCATCGTCAGCGCGGACAGCGCCACGCGCATACGGGTGCCCGGCGGCTCGTCCATCTGGCCGAAGACGAGGGCGGTGTCCTGGAGGACGCCCATCTCCTCCATCTCCAGGTGCAGGTCGGTGCCCTCACGGGTGCGCTCGCCGACGCCGGCGAACACCGAGGTGCCGGAGAACTCCCGCGCGATACGGGTGATCATCTCCTGGATCAGAACGGTCTTGCCGACACCGGCGCCACCGAACAGACCGATCTTGCCGCCCTTCACGTACGGGGTCAGCAGGTCGATGACCTTGATGCCGGTCTCGAGCAGCTCGGTCTTGCCCTCGAGCTGATCGAAGCTCGGCGGCTTGCGGTGGATGCCCCACTGCTCGCCGTCGCGGCCCAGGCCGGGGGTGTCCAGGCAGTCGCCGAGGGCGTTGAAGACGTGGCCCTTGACGACGTCGCCGACGGGCACCGAGATCGGCTTGCCGGTGTCGGTGACGGTCGCGCCGCGGACCAGGCCGTCGGTCGGCTGCATGGAGATGGTGCGGACGATGTTGTCGCCGAGGTGCTGGGCGACCTCGAGGGTCAGCGTCTTGGCCACCGAGGTCAGCGTGATGTCGGCGTGCAGAGCGTTGAACAGCTCAGGAATCGCGCCACGCGGGAACTCGACGTCCACGACGGGGCCGATGACCCGGACGACGCGGCCTGCGGCGGCGCCGGTCCGGCTCGTGTTGTCTTGAGTGACAGCTGCGGTCATTTGGATTGGTTCTCTCTGTGTCGGTTGGCGGCATTCGCGGGCCCTACGTGGCTACGCAAGCTCCCGCCTTCGGGCCGTTCGCT contains:
- the murA gene encoding UDP-N-acetylglucosamine 1-carboxyvinyltransferase yields the protein MSERFLVTGGNRLVGEVAVGGAKNSVLKLMAAALLAEGTTTITNCPDILDVPLMAEVLRGLGCEVTITDDAPGDRSVVTITTPAEPKYHADFPAVTQFRASVCVLGPLMARCKRAVVALPGGDAIGSRPLDMHQAGLRLLGATSEIEHGCVVARAEELRGARIRLDFPSVGATENILMAAVLAEGETVIDNAAREPDIVDLCNMLVQMGARISGAGTSVLTIQGVERLHPTEHRVIGDRIVAATWGIAAAMTMGDVRVTGVNPKHLALVLDKLRSAGARISFDVDGFRVVQPDRPRAVNFSTLPFPGFPTDLQPMAIGLAAIADGTSMITENIFEARFRFVEEMIRLGADARTDGHHAVVRGIPRLSSAPVWSSDIRAGAGLVLAGLVADGTTEVHDVFHIDRGYPNFVEQLQSLGGLVERVGGAE
- a CDS encoding cob(I)yrinic acid a,c-diamide adenosyltransferase — protein: MSVHLTRIYTRTGDDGTTGLSDFSRVPKTDPRLVAYADCDEANAAIGVALALGDPDERVRPVLRQVQNDLFDAGADLSTPVVAEPKYPPLRITQDYIDRLEKWCDEFNAELAPLNSFILPGGTPLAALLHTARTVARRAERSAWAAVRSYPDDTSVLPAKYLNRLSDLLFILSRYTNPDGDVLWRPGGAESAR
- a CDS encoding DUF2550 domain-containing protein produces the protein MVVLIILVLLLVAVAVVSLYRLVMIRRGGTSAILRVLPASGGQGWRHGLIRYDEDRLVFFKLTSLKLGPDAVIHRRGIDIGNRRGPVGDEYDIMTDEIIVTEVSDSEGRYELALDRGARAAFLSWVESRPSDRARRMRGL
- a CDS encoding F0F1 ATP synthase subunit epsilon, with product MAAESTKDMSVDLVAVERRLWSGQATFVSAQTTEGQIGIMPGHEPLLGQLVEGGIVNIVPVEGERIVAAVHGGFFSVTAGTVRILAESAEFAGEVDVDEARKVLADSAASDEELRVAQGRVRAVEQVASA
- the atpD gene encoding F0F1 ATP synthase subunit beta; this encodes MTAAVTQDNTSRTGAAAGRVVRVIGPVVDVEFPRGAIPELFNALHADITLTSVAKTLTLEVAQHLGDNIVRTISMQPTDGLVRGATVTDTGKPISVPVGDVVKGHVFNALGDCLDTPGLGRDGEQWGIHRKPPSFDQLEGKTELLETGIKVIDLLTPYVKGGKIGLFGGAGVGKTVLIQEMITRIAREFSGTSVFAGVGERTREGTDLHLEMEEMGVLQDTALVFGQMDEPPGTRMRVALSALTMAEYFRDVQHQDVLLFIDNIFRFTQAGSEVSTLLGRMPSAVGYQPTLADEMGELQERITSTRGRSITSLQAIYVPADDYTDPAPATTFAHLDATTELSRPISQKGIYPAVDPLTSTSRILEASIVGDRHFAVANEVKRILQKYKELQDIIAILGMDELSEEDKVLVGRARRLEKFLGQNFIVAEKFTGQPGSVVPLEQTIDDFDRVCKGEFDHYPEQAFNSCGGLDDVEKAAKKIAGK